The Apium graveolens cultivar Ventura chromosome 11, ASM990537v1, whole genome shotgun sequence genome has a window encoding:
- the LOC141697321 gene encoding plant-specific TFIIB-related protein PTF2-like has product METSARCQACGERSLVTDEVSENLICTSCAVVQDYNNFQSHIGGISGPAGTYIRTGTSGSGSNYSYKESKIYKAGVLIDDLLFKLNFSVSSIDEVKKMIKTITKGEYGQGDWFSIFVGACAYVVRRKNGNLLPMTDVAALICCDTYELGRMVNRVISFLELKLPEFDIVYLYETTLRNSPSFSGIEVDKKEVMLKQGVFLVQCLVKWFVTTGRRPVQVVVSVLTFIGQLNQVDVKIENLASELNVLAGTCKLRYKELLERLVEVSKALPWGKDVTVKNILKFAPYVFQYMEMKSMGDGQKAIKNSDDVGFDLTYFVSDCLQERSENMIESYRPCEGEDDFSNNTEQGQLHALNFADLDKFNISPECLNVVYSKFKEEVSDFRSTLECGKENRKKRKRHDDYLDCTDWWKGKSELSKKLSLKKILEKDVGMDVMPPAFVNGCLTYQRRRDRIEAAKTRIKKIMCPFGSGEGNDHWLSTCTINEKKKKKRHVDVDWEDLIIETLLLHQVKEEEIEKGYYKALMDLHVFNSGSLE; this is encoded by the coding sequence ATGGAGACCTCTGCACGATGTCAAGCTTGCGGTGAAAGGTCTCTGGTCACTGATGAAGTTTCTGAAAATTTGATCTGCACATCATGTGCTGTTGTTCAGGATTACAATAATTTTCAATCCCATATTGGTGGTATTAGTGGCCCGGCTGGCACGTATATCCGCACTGGCACCTCGGGCTCTGGCAGTAACTATTCGTACAAAGAAAGCAAAATTTATAAAGCTGGTGTTCTTATTGATGATCTTTTGTTTAAATTAAATTTCTCTGTTTCATCAATAGACGAGGTAAAGAAAATGATTAAAACTATTACTAAAGGTGAGTATGGTCAAGGTGATTGGTTTAGTATATTTGTTGGGGCTTGTGCTTATGTTGTTAGAAGGAAAAATGGGAACCTTTTGCCAATGACGGATGTGGCTGCTTTAATTTGTTGTGATACTTATGAGTTAGGAAGAATGGTCAATCGGGTTATTAGTTTTCTCGAATTGAAGTTGCCTGAATTTGATATTGTTTATTTGTATGAAACTACACTTAGAAATAGCCCGAGTTTTAGTGGTATTGAAGTGGATAAAAAGGAGGTGATGTTGAAACAGGGGGTGTTTTTGGTGCAGTGTTTGGTAAAGTGGTTTGTGACGACAGGAAGAAGGCCAGTGCAGGTTGTGGTGTCTGTTTTGACGTTTATCGGACAGCTAAATCAAGTAGATGTTAAAATTGAGAATTTGGCCAGTGAATTGAATGTGCTTGCTGGTACATGTAAGTTGAGGTATAAGGAGTTGTTAGAGAGGCTTGTGGAGGTTTCAAAAGCGTTGCCATGGGGAAAAGATGTAACTGTAAAGAatattctgaaatttgcacctTATGTTTTTCAGTACATGGAAATGAAGTCGATGGGTGATGGTCAAAAAGCAATCAAGAATTCAGATGATGTGGGATTTGACCTGACTTATTTTGTGAGTGACTGTTTGCAGGAAAGATCTGAAAATATGATTGAATCTTATAGGCCTTGTGAGGGGGAGGATGATTTTTCTAACAATACTGAGCAAGGACAATTACATGCTTTGAACTTTGCCgatctcgataagtttaatatatCACCCGAATGCTTGAATGTGGTTTATTCCAAGTTCAAGGAAGAGGTTTCTGATTTTCGTTCAACATTGGAGTGTGGAAaggaaaatagaaagaaaagGAAGAGACATGACGACTACCTTGATTGTACAGACTGGTGGAAAGGCAAGTCAGAACTCAGCAAAAAACTTTCTCTTAAGAAAATATTGGAGAAAGATGTTGGAATGGATGTGATGCCTCCAGCATTTGTTAATGGATGTTTGACATACCAGAGGAGGAGAGATAGGATTGAGGCGGCTAAGACACGCATTAAAAAAATCATGTGTCCATTTGGTTCAGGTGAGGGGAATGATCACTGGCTTTCAACATGCACTATAAAtgagaagaagaaaaagaagcgACATGTAGATGTTGATTGGGAAGATCTTATAATTGAAACTCTTCTTCTGCATCAGGTGAAGGAAGAAGAAATAGAGAAGGGTTATTATAAAGCATTGATGGACTTGCATGTCTTTAACTCCGGTTCTTTGGAATGA